Proteins found in one Nocardia brasiliensis ATCC 700358 genomic segment:
- the nuoL gene encoding NADH-quinone oxidoreductase subunit L, translating to MDTTALWLLPALPLAGAVVLLLSGRLSDKWGHLLGTAMALGSFVVAGIAFFGMLGRDGDQRAVHTDLFQWAPVAGLQVDFGLQLDQLSMCFALLITGVGSLIHIYSIGYMADDPGRRRFFAYLNLFLAAMLLLVLANNYLVLYLGWEGVGLASYLLIGFWHEKPSAATAAKKAFVVNRVGDMGLAIAMFVMFATFGSIDFGTVFAGAPQAGEGTLTAIGLLLLLAACGKSAQVPLQSWLGDAMEGPTPVSALIHAATMVTAGVYLITRSGPIFDLSPDARLGVVLVGAVTLLFGAIIGCAKDDIKKALAASTMSQIGYMMLAAGLGPAGYAFAIMHLLTHGFFKAGLFLGAGSVMHAMDDETDMRRYGGLRTLLPVTYITFGLGYLAIIGVPPFAGFFSKDKIIEVAFNQGGTSGVVLGTVTLLGAGLTAFYMTRVMLMTFFGERRWKPDTHPHESPAVMTGPMVLLAFGSVAAGALFVFGSALQNWLEPVVGAHHGEETVPAAVVTALALVVVAAGVGFAYYQYAQRTIPETAPQAVSALTVAARKDLYGDALNEAAFMRPGGYLTRALVFLDNRGIDGIVNGTAALIGGLSARIRRVQSGFVRSYALSMFTGAALVAAALLAVRLW from the coding sequence ATGGACACGACAGCACTCTGGCTGCTGCCAGCACTGCCGCTCGCCGGCGCCGTCGTCCTGCTGCTGAGCGGACGGCTCAGCGACAAATGGGGGCACCTGCTCGGCACCGCGATGGCGCTCGGGTCGTTCGTGGTCGCGGGCATCGCGTTCTTCGGCATGCTGGGTCGCGACGGTGACCAGCGCGCGGTACACACCGACCTGTTCCAATGGGCGCCGGTGGCGGGACTGCAGGTCGACTTCGGCTTGCAACTCGATCAGCTCTCGATGTGTTTCGCGTTGCTGATCACCGGCGTCGGCTCGCTGATCCACATCTACTCCATCGGTTACATGGCCGACGATCCGGGGCGACGCCGGTTCTTCGCCTACCTCAACCTGTTCCTCGCGGCCATGCTGCTGCTGGTGCTGGCGAACAACTACCTGGTGCTCTATCTCGGCTGGGAGGGTGTGGGCCTGGCGTCCTACCTGCTGATCGGGTTCTGGCACGAAAAGCCTTCGGCGGCAACGGCGGCCAAGAAGGCGTTCGTCGTCAACCGGGTCGGCGACATGGGGTTGGCGATCGCCATGTTCGTGATGTTCGCGACCTTCGGCTCGATCGACTTCGGCACCGTGTTCGCCGGGGCGCCGCAGGCCGGGGAAGGCACACTCACCGCGATCGGGTTGCTGCTGCTGCTCGCCGCGTGCGGTAAGTCCGCGCAGGTGCCGCTGCAGTCCTGGCTCGGTGACGCGATGGAGGGCCCGACCCCGGTGTCCGCGCTCATCCACGCGGCGACCATGGTGACGGCCGGTGTCTACCTGATCACCCGTTCCGGTCCGATCTTCGACCTGTCGCCGGACGCGCGGCTCGGCGTGGTCCTCGTCGGCGCGGTGACCCTGCTGTTCGGTGCGATCATCGGCTGCGCCAAGGACGACATCAAGAAGGCGCTCGCCGCGTCCACCATGAGCCAGATCGGCTACATGATGCTGGCCGCGGGGCTCGGGCCGGCCGGTTACGCGTTCGCCATCATGCATCTGCTCACGCACGGCTTCTTCAAGGCGGGGCTGTTCCTCGGCGCCGGTTCGGTGATGCACGCGATGGACGACGAAACCGATATGCGCCGCTACGGCGGCCTGCGCACATTGCTGCCGGTCACCTACATCACCTTCGGGCTGGGCTATCTGGCGATCATCGGAGTGCCGCCGTTCGCCGGGTTCTTCTCCAAGGACAAGATCATCGAGGTGGCGTTCAACCAGGGCGGCACCAGCGGTGTGGTGCTCGGCACGGTGACCCTGCTCGGCGCGGGCCTCACCGCGTTCTACATGACGCGGGTGATGCTCATGACGTTCTTCGGCGAACGACGCTGGAAACCCGACACCCACCCGCACGAATCACCCGCCGTCATGACCGGACCGATGGTGCTGCTGGCCTTCGGCTCGGTCGCCGCCGGCGCGCTGTTCGTCTTCGGTTCCGCGCTGCAGAACTGGCTCGAACCGGTGGTGGGCGCCCACCACGGCGAGGAGACCGTCCCGGCGGCCGTCGTGACCGCACTCGCGCTCGTCGTGGTCGCCGCCGGCGTGGGCTTCGCCTACTACCAGTACGCGCAGCGCACCATCCCCGAGACCGCACCGCAGGCCGTGTCCGCGCTGACCGTCGCGGCCCGCAAGGACCTCTACGGTGACGCGCTCAACGAGGCCGCCTTCATGCGGCCGGGCGGCTACCTGACCCGCGCGCTGGTCTTCCTCGACAACCGGGGCATCGACGGAATCGTCAACGGCACAGCGGCTTTGATCGGCGGGCTGTCCGCACGCATCCGCCGGGTGCAGTCCGGGTTCGTGCGTTCCTATGCCCTGTCCATGTTCACCGGCGCGGCCCTGGTGGCTGCTGCCCTGCTGGCGGTGAGGTTGTGGTGA
- a CDS encoding NADH-quinone oxidoreductase subunit M, with protein sequence MTDFPWLTILWLAPALGAVVVLMLPAGQRLFARILALSVSVAVLILAVVLAVRFDPGGAQYQFVEDHEWIPAFGAGYTVGLDGIALVLVLLTTALVPLLILAGWRDDREVGSGRRVAHTYVALTLVVEAMVLISFVSLDILLFYVFFEAMLIPMYFLIGGFGPRSADAQLRQQRSRAAVKFLLYNLFGGLIMLAAVIGLYVVTARDGLGEGGSGTFDFRVVVAAANSGQLGAAPAVLNALFLGFMFAFAVKAPLWPLHTWLPDAAVAATPSSAVLMMAVVDKVGTFGMLRYCLMLFPSASDTYAPLVITLAVIGIIYGALLAIGQTDVMRLIAYTSISHFGFIILGIFAMTSQGQTGATLYMVNHGISTAALFLIAGFLVSRKGTRLIADFGGVQKVAPVLAGTFLIAGLATLSLPGLAPFVSEFLVLVGTFSRYQFAAVVATGALVLAAVYVLWLYQRMMTGPVKEGNERLYDLVPRELAVVVPLIAALLFLGVYPKPVLNFINPAVSQTLTTIGKHDPAPTIPEAGKADQPGGVHK encoded by the coding sequence GTGACGGACTTTCCCTGGTTGACCATTCTGTGGTTGGCGCCCGCACTCGGCGCGGTGGTGGTGCTGATGCTGCCCGCCGGGCAGCGGCTGTTCGCGCGGATACTCGCGTTGAGTGTGTCGGTGGCGGTGCTGATCCTCGCGGTGGTGCTCGCCGTGCGCTTCGATCCCGGTGGGGCGCAATACCAGTTCGTCGAGGACCACGAGTGGATCCCGGCGTTCGGCGCGGGCTACACCGTCGGACTCGACGGCATCGCACTGGTCCTCGTGCTGCTCACCACGGCCTTGGTGCCGCTGCTGATCCTGGCGGGCTGGCGCGACGACCGTGAGGTCGGCAGCGGCCGCCGGGTCGCGCACACCTACGTCGCACTGACCCTGGTGGTCGAGGCGATGGTGCTGATTTCCTTTGTCTCGCTGGACATTCTGCTGTTCTACGTGTTCTTCGAGGCGATGCTCATCCCGATGTACTTCCTGATCGGCGGCTTCGGCCCCCGATCGGCCGACGCGCAGCTGCGACAGCAGCGTTCGCGCGCCGCGGTGAAGTTCCTGCTGTACAACCTGTTCGGCGGCCTGATCATGCTGGCCGCGGTGATCGGGTTGTACGTGGTCACCGCGCGGGACGGGCTCGGCGAGGGCGGCTCGGGCACCTTCGACTTCCGCGTCGTGGTGGCCGCCGCGAACTCCGGACAGCTCGGCGCGGCGCCGGCGGTGCTCAACGCGCTGTTCCTCGGGTTCATGTTCGCGTTCGCGGTGAAGGCGCCGCTGTGGCCGCTGCACACCTGGCTGCCCGACGCCGCCGTCGCCGCGACACCGTCGAGTGCGGTGCTGATGATGGCGGTGGTCGACAAGGTCGGCACCTTCGGCATGCTGCGCTACTGCCTGATGCTGTTCCCCAGCGCCTCGGACACCTATGCGCCACTGGTGATCACGCTCGCGGTGATCGGCATCATCTACGGTGCGCTGCTCGCGATCGGCCAGACCGACGTGATGCGGTTGATCGCCTACACCTCGATCTCGCACTTCGGCTTCATCATCCTCGGCATCTTCGCGATGACCAGCCAGGGCCAGACCGGGGCGACGCTCTACATGGTCAACCACGGCATCTCCACCGCGGCACTGTTCCTGATCGCCGGATTCCTGGTGTCGCGCAAGGGCACCCGGCTCATCGCCGACTTCGGCGGTGTGCAGAAGGTGGCGCCGGTGCTGGCGGGCACGTTCCTCATCGCGGGCCTGGCCACCCTCTCGCTGCCCGGACTGGCGCCGTTCGTCAGTGAATTCCTGGTGCTGGTCGGCACGTTCAGCCGCTACCAGTTCGCGGCCGTAGTCGCGACCGGTGCGCTGGTGCTGGCCGCGGTGTACGTGCTCTGGCTCTACCAGCGGATGATGACCGGGCCGGTCAAGGAGGGCAACGAGCGCCTCTACGACCTGGTGCCCCGCGAACTCGCGGTGGTGGTGCCGCTCATCGCGGCACTGCTGTTCCTGGGCGTCTATCCGAAACCGGTGCTGAACTTCATCAATCCCGCGGTGAGCCAGACGTTGACGACCATCGGCAAACACGACCCCGCGCCGACCATTCCTGAAGCGGGCAAAGCCGATCAGCCCGGAGGTGTCCACAAATGA
- a CDS encoding NADH-quinone oxidoreductase subunit G: MRGSGRTTGAPAAEDKSAPAAVPADLVSVTIDDATVSVPAGTLVIRAAELIGIQIPRFCDHPLLDPVGACRQCIVEVEGQRKPVASCTMTVTDGMVVRTQLTSPVADKAQEGVMELLLINHPLDCPVCDKGGECPLQNQAMSTGRAESRFEGEKRTYPKPIPLSSAVLLDRERCVLCARCTRFSQQVAGDPFIELLERGALQQVGTAQAEPLDSYFSGNTVQICPVGALTGTSYRFRARPFDLVSSPNVCEHCASGCAQRTDHRRGKVLRRLAGDDPQVNEEWNCDKGRWAFAYATERDRLTTPLVRGWDGNLAPASWSEALAAAAEGLAAAHGSAGVLVGGRVTQEDAYAYAKFARIALGTNDIDFRARAHSAEEADFLAARVAGQGMTVGYDDLETAPVVLLVGFEPEEESPIVYLRLRKAARRRRLPIYSLAPFASRGLERMAGKLVRAMPGAEPHLLDAVRGGENGTPGTDPGQLADLARLLRIPGAVIMVGERMAGIAGGLSAAVRLADETGAALAWVPRRAGERGAVESGALPGLLPGGRPVVDPLARQQVRAVWNVADLPSAPGRDTAAILEAAPGLGALVIGGVDVTDLPDPDGALAAIDAARFVVSLEQRHSSVTERADVVFPVATAMEKAGTFLTWEGRARPFAAALGDDMVRRQSAPLSDQRVLQAIAEEMKVVLDLPDTDAARAELAELGVWDGAPVAAPAHRPHPLTQPAAGTAVLASWRMLLDDGRMQDGEPDLAGIARPAVARLSATTAAEIGAVTDDLVTVASAHGSITLPLMISDLPDRVVWVPQHSPGSAIAEQLATQPGGIVTLRRADERMKEHRHE; this comes from the coding sequence ATGCGGGGCAGCGGCCGGACGACGGGTGCGCCCGCAGCCGAGGACAAGAGCGCACCCGCGGCTGTGCCCGCGGATCTGGTGTCGGTCACCATCGACGACGCGACGGTGAGCGTGCCCGCGGGCACCCTGGTGATCCGGGCCGCCGAGCTGATCGGCATCCAGATCCCGCGCTTCTGCGATCACCCGCTGCTCGATCCGGTCGGCGCCTGCCGTCAGTGCATCGTCGAGGTCGAGGGCCAGCGCAAACCGGTCGCCTCCTGCACCATGACCGTCACCGACGGCATGGTGGTACGTACCCAGCTCACCTCGCCGGTCGCGGACAAGGCGCAGGAGGGCGTGATGGAGCTGCTGCTCATCAACCATCCGCTCGACTGCCCCGTCTGCGACAAGGGCGGTGAGTGCCCGCTGCAGAACCAGGCGATGTCCACCGGCCGCGCCGAGAGCCGTTTCGAAGGCGAGAAGCGTACGTATCCCAAGCCGATTCCGCTGTCCAGCGCGGTGCTGCTGGATCGGGAACGGTGCGTGCTGTGCGCGCGGTGCACGCGGTTCTCCCAGCAGGTGGCCGGTGACCCGTTCATCGAACTGCTGGAACGCGGTGCGCTGCAACAGGTCGGCACCGCGCAGGCCGAACCGTTGGATTCCTACTTCTCCGGCAACACCGTGCAGATCTGCCCGGTCGGCGCGCTCACCGGCACCAGCTACCGGTTCCGGGCCCGGCCCTTCGATCTGGTGTCGAGCCCGAATGTGTGCGAGCACTGCGCCTCCGGCTGCGCCCAGCGCACCGACCACCGGCGCGGCAAGGTGCTGCGCCGCCTGGCCGGGGACGATCCGCAGGTCAACGAGGAATGGAACTGCGACAAGGGTCGCTGGGCCTTCGCCTACGCCACCGAACGCGACCGCCTCACCACCCCGCTGGTCCGCGGCTGGGACGGCAATCTGGCCCCCGCCTCGTGGTCCGAGGCGCTGGCCGCGGCCGCGGAAGGTTTGGCCGCCGCGCACGGCAGCGCGGGCGTGCTGGTCGGCGGCCGGGTCACCCAGGAGGACGCCTACGCTTACGCCAAGTTCGCCCGAATCGCGCTGGGCACCAACGATATCGACTTCCGGGCCCGGGCCCACTCGGCGGAGGAGGCGGACTTCCTCGCCGCTCGCGTCGCCGGGCAGGGCATGACGGTCGGATACGACGATCTCGAGACCGCCCCGGTCGTGCTGCTCGTCGGATTCGAACCCGAGGAAGAGTCGCCGATCGTCTATCTGCGGTTGCGCAAAGCCGCGCGGCGCCGCCGCCTGCCGATCTATTCGCTGGCCCCGTTCGCTTCCCGCGGCTTGGAGCGGATGGCGGGCAAGCTGGTGCGCGCGATGCCCGGGGCCGAACCCCATCTGCTCGACGCCGTGCGCGGCGGCGAAAACGGCACGCCGGGAACCGATCCCGGGCAGCTCGCGGACCTCGCACGGTTGTTGCGCATACCCGGCGCGGTGATCATGGTCGGCGAGCGGATGGCAGGCATCGCCGGTGGGCTCTCGGCCGCGGTTCGTCTCGCCGACGAGACCGGGGCCGCGCTGGCCTGGGTGCCGCGGCGGGCCGGCGAACGCGGCGCGGTGGAGTCGGGTGCGCTGCCCGGCCTGCTGCCCGGCGGCCGGCCGGTTGTCGATCCGCTTGCCCGGCAACAGGTTCGGGCCGTCTGGAACGTGGCGGACCTGCCGTCCGCGCCCGGCCGGGACACGGCGGCGATCCTGGAGGCCGCGCCCGGTCTCGGCGCCTTGGTGATCGGCGGCGTGGACGTCACCGATCTACCGGACCCGGACGGCGCCCTCGCCGCCATCGACGCGGCCCGGTTCGTGGTCAGCCTGGAACAGCGGCACAGCTCGGTGACCGAGCGCGCCGACGTGGTCTTCCCGGTGGCCACCGCGATGGAGAAGGCCGGCACCTTCCTCACCTGGGAGGGCAGAGCGCGTCCGTTCGCGGCGGCACTCGGCGACGACATGGTGCGCCGCCAGTCCGCGCCGCTGTCGGATCAGCGGGTGCTGCAAGCCATCGCGGAGGAGATGAAGGTCGTGCTCGACCTGCCCGACACCGACGCCGCGCGTGCCGAACTCGCCGAACTCGGCGTATGGGACGGCGCACCGGTCGCCGCGCCCGCGCATCGGCCGCACCCGCTCACCCAGCCGGCCGCGGGCACCGCGGTACTGGCCAGCTGGCGGATGCTGCTCGACGACGGCCGGATGCAGGACGGCGAACCCGACCTTGCGGGCATCGCCCGCCCGGCGGTGGCCCGGCTGTCCGCCACCACCGCCGCCGAAATCGGCGCGGTCACCGACGATCTGGTGACCGTCGCCAGCGCACACGGCAGCATCACGCTGCCCCTGATGATCAGCGACCTGCCCGACCGGGTGGTCTGGGTACCGCAACACTCCCCCGGCAGCGCGATCGCCGAACAGTTGGCCACCCAGCCCGGCGGCATCGTCACCCTGCGACGCGCCGACGAGCGGATGAAGGAGCACCGGCATGAGTGA
- the nuoK gene encoding NADH-quinone oxidoreductase subunit NuoK — MNPENYLFLSALLFTIGAAGVLLRRNAIVVFMCIELMLNAVNLAFVTFARLHSNLDGQVFAFFTMVVAAAEVVVGLAIIMTIFRARRSTSVDAANLLKF, encoded by the coding sequence GTGAATCCGGAGAACTACCTGTTCCTGTCGGCCCTGCTGTTCACCATCGGCGCGGCGGGAGTGCTGTTGCGGCGCAACGCCATCGTGGTGTTCATGTGCATCGAACTGATGCTCAACGCGGTGAACCTCGCGTTCGTCACCTTCGCCCGATTGCACTCGAACCTGGACGGGCAGGTGTTCGCGTTCTTCACCATGGTGGTCGCGGCGGCCGAGGTCGTGGTCGGCCTGGCCATCATCATGACCATCTTCCGTGCCCGCCGCTCGACCTCTGTCGACGCCGCCAACCTGCTGAAGTTCTGA
- the nuoF gene encoding NADH-quinone oxidoreductase subunit NuoF, translated as MTLTPVLTRYWDDPQSWTMDTYRRHDGYQALRKALAMQPDNVIQTVKDAGLRGRGGAGFPTGMKWSFIPQGPGPDGVTKPHYLVVNADESEPGTCKDIPLMLSSPHVLIEGVVIAAYAIRAAHAFIYVRGEVVPVLRRLQAAVAQAYEAGFLGTNILGSGYDLELIVHAGAGAYICGEETALLDSLEGRRGQPRLRPPFPAVAGLYACPTVVNNVESIASVPSIILHGTEWFRAMGTEKSPGFTLYSLSGHVHRPGQYEAPLGVTLRELLGYAGGVRHGHKVKFWTPGGSSTPLFTAAHLDVPLDYEGVATAGSMLGTKALQIFDETTCVVRAVLRWTEFYAHESCGKCTPCREGTYWLVQLLERIEQGRGTEADLDKLLDISDTINGKSFCALGDGAASPIISSLKYFRDEYVDHLRLGGCPFDPARSTAWAKEA; from the coding sequence ATGACGTTGACCCCCGTACTCACCCGGTACTGGGACGACCCGCAGTCCTGGACGATGGACACCTATCGCCGCCACGACGGCTACCAGGCGCTGCGCAAGGCGCTGGCGATGCAGCCGGACAACGTCATCCAGACCGTCAAGGACGCCGGGCTGCGCGGCCGCGGCGGCGCGGGCTTTCCCACCGGCATGAAGTGGAGCTTCATCCCGCAGGGCCCGGGCCCCGACGGCGTCACCAAACCGCACTATCTGGTGGTCAACGCCGACGAGTCGGAACCCGGTACGTGCAAAGACATTCCGCTGATGCTGTCGAGTCCGCACGTGCTGATCGAGGGCGTCGTCATCGCCGCCTATGCCATCCGCGCCGCCCACGCGTTCATCTATGTGCGCGGCGAAGTGGTCCCGGTGCTGCGCCGCCTGCAAGCCGCCGTCGCGCAGGCCTACGAGGCAGGCTTTCTCGGCACCAACATCCTCGGTTCCGGCTACGACCTCGAACTCATCGTGCACGCGGGCGCGGGCGCCTATATCTGCGGTGAGGAAACCGCGCTGCTCGACTCGCTCGAAGGCCGCCGCGGCCAGCCTCGATTGCGGCCGCCGTTCCCCGCCGTCGCCGGGCTGTACGCCTGCCCGACCGTGGTGAACAACGTCGAATCCATTGCCAGCGTGCCCTCGATCATCCTGCACGGCACCGAGTGGTTCCGCGCGATGGGCACCGAGAAATCGCCGGGCTTCACGCTCTACTCGCTGTCGGGTCACGTGCATCGCCCCGGGCAGTACGAGGCGCCGCTGGGCGTCACGCTGCGCGAATTGCTCGGCTACGCCGGCGGTGTCCGCCACGGCCACAAGGTGAAGTTCTGGACGCCCGGCGGGTCGTCCACGCCACTGTTCACCGCCGCCCACCTCGACGTGCCACTGGACTACGAGGGTGTCGCCACCGCCGGATCCATGTTGGGCACCAAGGCATTACAGATCTTCGACGAGACCACCTGCGTCGTGCGCGCGGTGCTGCGCTGGACCGAGTTCTACGCGCACGAATCCTGCGGCAAATGCACCCCGTGCCGCGAGGGAACCTACTGGCTGGTGCAACTGCTCGAACGGATCGAACAGGGCCGCGGCACCGAGGCCGACCTGGACAAGCTGCTCGACATCAGCGACACCATCAACGGCAAGTCGTTCTGCGCGCTCGGCGACGGCGCGGCCAGCCCGATCATCTCGTCGCTGAAGTACTTCCGCGACGAATACGTCGACCATCTGCGGCTCGGCGGTTGCCCGTTCGACCCGGCGCGGTCCACCGCCTGGGCAAAGGAGGCATAA
- the nuoH gene encoding NADH-quinone oxidoreductase subunit NuoH translates to MSDLSLFGHDPLWLVIAKSLAIFVFLLLTPMIAVVAERKIVARMQMRIGPNRIGPYGMLQSIADGVKMALKEDIIPAIVDKPIYILAPVISLIPSVMAFAVIPFGPEVSVLGHRTALQLTDLPVAVLYILAITSIGVYGIVLAGWSSGSTYPLLGGLRSTAQVISYEIAMALCFATVFLLGGTMATSGIVEAQEGTWYVFLLLPSFLIYCVSMVGETNRAPFDLPEAEGELVGGFHTEYSSLKFAMFMMAEYINMATVSALATTLFLGGWHAPWPLNMWDGANSGWWPVLWFTAKVWMFLFVFIWLRGTLPRLRYDQFMNLGWKLLIPTSLLWVMLVATARVLQAEGYEVQTPFLVIGGLLLSGLMIGLFLRAGRRGGAAPPVEPEPAVPAPDSAVFLGFPTPPLPERPREPAKAGLLDPLAGFAVTAATMFKKPNTEFYPEQKVPTAPRYHGRHQLNRHPDGLEKCIGCELCAWACPADAIFVEGADNTETARFSPGERYGQVYQINYLRCIGCGLCIEACPTRALTMTNDYEMTDDNRADLIYEKDRLLAPLQPGMTAPPHAMYPGTDEGDYYRGNVPGNASETNGAHAVDGSDSPKQPAVAGVEGGAR, encoded by the coding sequence ATGAGTGACCTCAGTCTTTTCGGCCACGATCCGTTGTGGCTGGTGATCGCGAAGTCCCTCGCCATCTTCGTCTTCCTGCTGCTCACTCCGATGATCGCGGTCGTCGCGGAGCGAAAGATCGTGGCGCGCATGCAGATGCGCATCGGCCCGAACCGGATCGGGCCGTACGGGATGTTGCAGAGTATCGCCGACGGCGTGAAGATGGCGCTCAAGGAAGACATCATCCCGGCGATCGTGGACAAGCCGATCTACATTCTGGCGCCGGTCATTTCGCTGATCCCGTCGGTGATGGCGTTCGCGGTGATCCCGTTCGGGCCCGAGGTGTCGGTGCTCGGGCACCGCACCGCCCTGCAGCTGACCGACCTGCCGGTGGCGGTGCTCTACATCCTGGCGATCACCTCGATCGGGGTGTACGGGATCGTGCTCGCCGGCTGGTCGTCGGGCTCCACCTATCCGCTGCTCGGCGGGCTGCGCTCGACCGCGCAGGTGATCTCCTACGAGATCGCGATGGCGCTGTGCTTCGCCACCGTGTTCCTGCTCGGCGGCACCATGGCCACCTCCGGCATCGTCGAGGCGCAGGAGGGCACCTGGTATGTCTTCCTGCTGCTGCCCTCGTTCCTCATCTACTGCGTGTCCATGGTCGGCGAGACCAACCGGGCGCCGTTCGACCTGCCCGAGGCCGAAGGCGAACTCGTCGGCGGCTTCCACACCGAGTACTCCTCGCTGAAGTTCGCCATGTTCATGATGGCCGAATACATCAACATGGCAACGGTTTCCGCGCTCGCGACCACCCTGTTCCTGGGTGGCTGGCACGCGCCGTGGCCGCTGAACATGTGGGACGGCGCGAACAGCGGCTGGTGGCCGGTGCTGTGGTTCACCGCCAAGGTGTGGATGTTCCTGTTCGTGTTCATCTGGCTGCGCGGCACCCTGCCCCGCCTGCGTTACGACCAGTTCATGAACCTGGGCTGGAAGCTGCTGATCCCGACCTCGCTGCTGTGGGTGATGCTGGTCGCAACCGCCCGCGTGCTGCAAGCCGAGGGCTACGAGGTGCAGACACCGTTCCTGGTGATCGGCGGACTACTGCTCTCCGGGCTGATGATCGGCCTGTTCCTGCGGGCGGGTCGCCGCGGCGGCGCGGCGCCGCCGGTCGAGCCGGAACCCGCTGTGCCCGCGCCGGATTCGGCTGTGTTCCTGGGCTTCCCGACACCGCCGCTGCCCGAACGGCCGCGTGAACCCGCCAAGGCCGGCCTGCTCGATCCGCTGGCTGGGTTCGCGGTCACCGCGGCGACCATGTTCAAGAAGCCCAACACCGAGTTCTATCCGGAACAGAAGGTCCCGACGGCGCCGCGCTATCACGGGCGACACCAGCTCAACCGGCACCCGGACGGACTGGAGAAGTGCATCGGCTGCGAGCTGTGCGCCTGGGCCTGCCCCGCCGACGCGATCTTCGTCGAGGGCGCGGACAACACCGAGACGGCCCGCTTCTCGCCCGGGGAACGGTACGGGCAGGTCTATCAGATCAACTACCTGCGCTGCATCGGCTGCGGTCTGTGCATCGAGGCGTGCCCCACCCGCGCGCTGACCATGACCAACGACTACGAGATGACCGACGACAACCGCGCCGACCTCATCTACGAGAAGGACCGCCTGCTCGCACCGCTGCAGCCCGGCATGACCGCGCCGCCGCACGCGATGTACCCGGGCACCGACGAGGGCGACTACTACCGGGGCAACGTGCCGGGCAACGCGTCGGAAACCAATGGGGCGCACGCGGTCGACGGCTCCGACAGTCCGAAGCAGCCCGCCGTCGCGGGCGTGGAAGGAGGGGCGCGGTGA
- a CDS encoding NADH-quinone oxidoreductase subunit J: protein MNEFILAAEPLTRTSTGEAVNFWVLAPLATVGALGMVFARKAVHSAICLAATMVILAVFYMAQDALFLGVVQIVVYTGAVMMLFLFVLMLVGVDSAESLKENLRGQQLAAAAVGLGFGLLLISGIARGIRDSGITFPATGFAGRDVIGELAELIFVRYVWAFELTGALLITATIGAMVLAHREQFGPRIGQREMSIRRFREAGHRATPLPTPGVYARHNAVDIPARLPDGSFEELSVSTILRHRRTRALTEAAVISVGAETPSDEEGKR from the coding sequence GTGAACGAATTCATCCTTGCCGCAGAGCCACTCACCCGCACCTCCACCGGCGAGGCGGTGAACTTCTGGGTGCTCGCCCCGCTGGCCACCGTCGGTGCGCTGGGCATGGTGTTCGCCCGCAAGGCGGTGCACTCCGCGATCTGCCTGGCCGCGACGATGGTGATCCTGGCCGTGTTCTACATGGCGCAGGACGCGCTGTTCCTCGGCGTGGTGCAGATCGTGGTGTACACCGGCGCGGTCATGATGCTGTTCCTGTTCGTGCTCATGCTGGTCGGCGTCGACTCCGCGGAATCGCTGAAGGAGAATCTGCGCGGCCAGCAGCTCGCAGCGGCCGCGGTGGGTCTCGGGTTCGGGCTGCTGCTGATCAGCGGTATCGCCCGCGGTATCCGCGACTCCGGAATCACCTTCCCGGCCACCGGTTTCGCCGGGCGCGACGTGATCGGCGAACTGGCCGAGCTCATCTTCGTCCGCTACGTGTGGGCGTTCGAACTCACCGGCGCGCTGCTCATCACGGCCACCATCGGCGCGATGGTGCTGGCGCACCGCGAACAGTTCGGGCCGCGGATCGGGCAGCGGGAGATGTCGATCCGCCGCTTCCGCGAAGCCGGGCACCGGGCCACCCCGCTGCCCACCCCCGGCGTGTACGCCAGGCACAACGCGGTCGACATCCCGGCCCGGCTGCCCGACGGCTCCTTCGAGGAACTCTCGGTCAGCACCATCCTGCGGCACCGCCGCACCCGGGCGTTGACCGAGGCGGCAGTCATCTCGGTCGGCGCCGAGACCCCGAGCGACGAGGAAGGCAAGCGGTGA